AGCCTTGAACAGTAACCTGCGGTGATTTGATCGAGAGCGGTTCATATTTTTTCTCGCCGTCCAGCACAGGTTTTCCCAGGCCTTTCAGGAAAATTGCCTTATCAATAACAATATTCCCCTCCTTATACACACCCGCCGCTACTAAAACGGTATCACCTGATTTCGCTTGTGCTAAGCCAGCCTTTATTGTTCTGACCGACTGCCCCTTTCCTACCTGGATGGTTGTCGCCGATACAGGCACGTTTACGAGCCAAAGACAAGCCATTGCACAGTACAACGCTAAAGCTAGATTCTTCATTGTTATTCATTTATTTCCACAGATCATTCCAGGTCATCACCGTGCCACCGATCTCTGCTTTGACCTTATCCAGTTCCACCCGTTTTTCAAATACAGCAACATTGCCTCGCATTGGGCTTTTCAAGGCTTCACTTTTGAGATAATATGCACCTTCAGCCGGTACGAGCTTATGGCTAACATAATCCGGCAGGTAATAAACGGCAATCTCTTCTTTTTTGACCGAGTTCCCTTTGACAAAGGCGATCATACATTGTACGTCATCAAAATTAAAGACCCGTCCCTTTTTTGTCTGCAGCTGCGTACCAAAACGCGCGTCCGTTATTGTCATCTTACAGTGGGAACATTGCTCGCTACCGTATTTAATAGGCTTGGGTTTATTGTTGCCCTGACAGGCCTGCAAACTACATAGAACCAGCAATATACTACTACAGATCAACGCAAATAATTTATAGTTTCTCATATGATTTTAGTTTTAGGGTTTTATTATTTTGCCACTCCCGCACTGTACAAAAGGCCAAGATAATTCCACAGAGTATAAAGATCCATCCCCCGATATCAGGTATAGAATAGGCGCCAAAATTTAAAAGCTGTTTGTATCCGATCAGTGGTGGCTGATAAGACATTCCGGGAACTTTTATCGGTGCAGATGGATCGAGCTGATGCCCATAGTTGTATTCCCAGATATAAAAGTCAACCAGGGCTGCGACTCCAAAAAGCAGAAAACAAAAGAATAAGCCATAGAGCAGTTTTCTATTCTGCACGAAACCGGTAAGCAAAAAAGCAAGCGCAAAAAATAAGATGATATAGGGCAAGACCTTAAATTCTATGAAATCTTCCGCATGTAGCGTTTTCATCCCGATATAGTGGTTCAGTCCATTGATAATATCAACTTGTCCGGCCAACTTGTTGCTATAGATCTGTAGTTCTAGCCCTTCTGGGTATTGTGCTGCGTCGAGCTCAATACGCCAGATGGGTAGGAAGATGACCGCTACCAGGGCCAGGCCACTCAGGATCAAAAGAATCCGATGTACTGCTGACAGGTGACTTGTAGTTTTCATCATTGTAGGTTATATTAATTGGTCTTCTCTTGCGGTTGATTGGTTCCCAGACTATAAATCAACGGAACATTGTTTCCTTTTTTTGAGATACGGATATACCCCTGCATCTCTTGGTGTAACGCGCTACAAAAATCCGTACAGTAGAACGGGAATACACCTACTCTATCTGGAACCCATTTCAATGTCTGTGTCTCTCCCGGCATAATGAGCAATTCTCCATTCTTTGCGCCTTTGACAGCAAAGCCATGCGGCATATCCCAGTCCTGCTCAATATTGGTCACATGGAAATAGACTTCATCGCCTAGTTGTACACCCTCGATATTGTCCGGAGTGAAGTGTGAACGGATGGATGTCAGGTATACATGTACCTGGTTACCTTTACGTTCAACGCGTGCATCTTTGTCTCCTTTGGCAACAAATGGGCTGGTATTTTCTTCAATTTTAAAAATCTTCACACTTTTGTCTTTCACTTTCTCCGCTTTGATAGCTTGCGCATAATGTGGTTCACCAATGGTCGGAAAGTCTAACAACAATTGCATTTTGTCTCCCGAGATATCAAACAATTGGGCACTCTGAGCCAACTCCGGTCCTGTAGGGAGAAAGCGGTCTTTCGTAATCTTATTATAGGCGATGACATATTTGCCTTCTGGATTTTTGGTATCTCCACCAGGTATCATTAAATGGCCTGTTGAGTAAAATGTTGGTGTACGGTCGAGCACCTTTAAATCCTTAATATTCCATTTCACCAATTCGGAAGACACAAAGAATGACGTGATTGCATTTCCTCTGCCATCAAATTCTGTATGCAGTGGGCCCAAGCCAGGTTTTTGGACTTCGCCGTACAGCGCAGATTCGTATTTGATAATTGGGATACCACCGAATTTTCCTTCGAATTGTTTTTCCTGGATTGCTTTCTGCATCTTAGCGAACGAGAATACAGGTATGACCGCAGCCAGTTTACCCGACCCTACAATATATTCGCCTGTAGGATCAACGTCGACACCGTGCGGAGATTTTGGGCAAGGGATATAGTAGCATAGCCCCTCCAGCTCCTCTGCCTTCAATACGATCGTTTCTGTATTAAAAGATGTTTTTGCGGTATGTGATTTCTCGTCGTAAGTGTTATGGGCATACTTCAACCCGGTAACCTTTTTCCCTTTTCCGGCTTTCAAATACTCTTCGGCTTTTTTCCAGTTGACGGCCAATATAAAGTCTTTGTCATTTTTGGATGCATTGACCTCCAGCAATGTATTTGCCTGTTCGGTATTGTAGGTGGAGAAGAAGAACCAACCATGAGAAGTCCCTTTACCGGCTCGGCTCAGGTCATAGTTTACACCGGGTGTCTCAATCTGAAAAGCCAATTCCATGTTGCCATTATCCTTATTGACGCTGACAAAGCTCAATGTTCCGCGAAAATTCTTTTTAAAGGTATTGATAGGTACATCGCCCGACTCACCGTCCAGCGGAACCGAAAATCGCGTTCCTGCAACAACATATTCGGTATTTTCAGTAATGTACGGCGAAGAGTGGTTTCCACCGCTGTTGGGGAGTTCGAGTACTTCAGCCGTACGAAAAGTTGTCAGATCCACCCGGGCAATACGGGGGGTATTGTTGGCATTGACAAATACCCAGCGGCCGTCGTAGTTTCCATCGGTTTTCGAAAGCTGCACGTGGTGTAAATCATCCCAAGGTACATTGCCATGGGACGTTTCGAGCATCGGTTTAGTTTCTTCACTAAAACCCCAGCCCTTTTCGGGATCTAGTGAAAAAACGGGTATTACACGCAATAATCTGCCGGATGGAAGTCCATAAACGGAGAGCTGCCCACTAAATCCCCCGGATACGAAATTGTAGAATTCATCGTATTTCCCTGGGGCAACATATACCTTCTCAGCGGCATCACCACTCACGGCGGCTCCCGCTCCTTTGGGTTTACAGGCATGGAAAGTCGATAACACCGCGCTCGCCATTAGGCTCGTCAATATGTATTTTGTTAAAGTCATTCTATTCTTATTTTAAGGTTAATACCTATGCAGCTTTGTTGATTCTTATTCAGCTTTTATTATTTTACACCATCATTTTGTCGCATAAACTCCAATACCTTTCGGGCTTCCTCGTCCGTTAGATTTTGGTTAGGCATCCGGACCATGCATAGTTCAAGTTGCGCCTGTAATTCCGGATCCTTATCGATCATCGGATCAGGATTAGTGATAAAATTCATGATCCACTGTGGTTTTCTCCGTTGTGTCACACCTTTCCATCCTGGCCCGACTAGTTTCTCGTCGGTTAGCTTGTGGCAGGAAGCACATTTCAGGTCAACAATCAATTTTCCGGCTGCGGCCATTCGTGCATCCAAATGGTCAGCGATTTCCACTTTGTCAAATTTTCCCTCACCGCGGTGAGGATCATATCCACTGGCGTCATTTGCCGAAGCCCCAGATTCATTAACACTGTTGGCAACGGTCTTTTTCTCGCCATTGTTTGAGGAACAGGAATAGATAAATAATCCCATCAAACAACATACAATTAGCTTTCTCATCTTATTTTGGTTTTGTGTTCAAACTTGATTGTGTTTTACTTAATCCAAAGGTATTATCGAAGCGTGTAGCCATTTTATGAGGCAAATCATAAAATGATTCCGGTGAGAACAAACCATCAATCAAAAACAATAAAACACTATATATAAGCACATTAACACCATATTGATTTTCATCACTCATTCCCGTGATCAACATCAAGATCTTTTTTGTGACACTACTATATCTTTACGCTGTGTAGTAAAAACTAACTTATATCGAACGATGATTCCAACCGCAATACTTCTCGAAAAGGGAGCGAGCAGCCTACATGCCGATATTGGTGAAATACTTTTTCATGAGGATAGCATGGCCACATTTTATTATCAGTTGTTAAGCGGGCGAGTTCGTCTTTCTAATTTCTTATCAGACGGTAGGGAGGTCCTCCACAATGTTATCTGTGCCAATGAGGGCTTTGGAGAAGTAGCGATATTGGACAATGGCGTTTATACAGTGACGGCAATTACCGACAGTTCATGTACATTACTGAAGATCAGTTCGAAAAAATTCATCGAAATCATATATGAATATGGCAACCTACATCGTTTGGTATCACAAAAGATGGCGCGCGAACTACACTTTAAACTCTTTATGATCAAATTAATTTACAATCGTTCACCGGAGGAGATCCTCTCCAATCTGATCCAAAAGTTAAATGAAAGCAAGAGACTCGTTTGTCAGGAATGCAACCGACTTATGCTTACGCGCCAACAATTGGCTAATATGACCGGGTTAAGAGTAGAAACAATCATCCGGACAATGAAGCAAATGGACAAGGAAGATAAATTGAACATTATCCGCGGAAAAGTTTTTGTTCCGCCCGATGGTATTGATTGAAGCTTGAAACAACGATGTTTCAGCTATCGGAAAGAAATCAACGTATGAATAAAATCAGTAGCTATTTAAGTATCAGGAAATGGATCGTCATCACCCTATTCAATTTACTTATTGTAGGTATTTTCGGGTTGATTATGCGCTTAAAATTTTTATTTCCCATTCCTTGGATCGACCAGAAAAACCTCATGCATGCGCATTCGCATTTTGCTTTTTCCGCCTGGGTATCCCAAGCTCTTATGATTTTTCTCATAATGACCGTTCTGGGAATAAAAACCAATCAGATTTTGTGCAGGAAATATCAGCATATCCTATGGGCTAATTGGACGGTTTCGATAGGCATGCTTATTTCCTTTTCAGCTGCTGGCTATAACCTATGTTCGATTATATTATCCTTTTTATCGATACTTGTCTCTTATTGGTTCTGCTTTCAATTAGTGCGGGATCTTAAATCATCGACGCTTCCTCCGGCCATTTCGATCTTAATTAAGTCGGCACTATTTTTCAATATATTTAGTTCACTAGGGACCTATTTTCTGGCATATCTCAAAGTGAGCCACCAACTGGATCCATTAAAACAGCTTGCATCAGTCTATTTTTATCTTCATTTTCAGTATAATGGCTGGTTTTTCTTTGGCTGTATTGCTCTGTTTGCCAGTTGGCTGTATAAACGTACTGGTAAAATACCAATAAGTCCGCGTTTTTCGCTCGTGTATGTCATGACTGTTATACCAACCTATTTCTTATCTGTTCTATGGTGGAAGGGTTTACCCCTGTGGCTATATATTATTATAGTCATTACAGTCGGATTGCAATTTGTCCTGTGGGGAACATTAGCACAACGAGTCGTCCGACTGGTCCGAAGCAATATTTCACTCCGCTTAAGCCCCGATACATCTAAAATTTGGTTATGTGTCCTGTTTGCCATTTTTCTCAAACTGATATTGCAAGGCATATCGGTCATACCTGCTCTGAGCCAACAAGCTTATGGATTTCGACCAATTGTTATTGCTTATCTTCACCTCGTCCTTTTGGTGGTAATATCACTCTTTTTAATTGGGTATGCTTTTCAGATTTGTATGTTAAAAATCGAAAAAGGCATTCACTATGGCGTTTATGGCTTACTTGTTGGAATCTTTTTGAATGAATTTGTGTTAATGTTGCAGGGGCTCGGTGGATTTATACATTATTCTATCAGGGGAACACATCATGTGCTGACGGTCGCTGCAGCTATTATTGTTGTCAGCCTCTACAGGATAACGCAAACCCAATTACGCAAATGATGCTATTAGCATAAGCCATGAGAGATGATCGATCATGAAATAGCTAGAAAATAAGCCACATCTCTCGACATGGCTCTACAACATTTATATATTTATTTGAGATGGCTCTTATTTATACGAATTGATCGATTTAGATACTTTCCAGTCATTATCTTCACGTACAAGAGTCACTAGGTCTGTTTTGGTAAAGTTTTCAAACGTCAACGTCACTTTGGCTACCATATAATCCGCCGACTCCTCAAGGATTTCGGTGCTTACCGTACAGTTTAGCTTTTCACCTTTTTGTTTTTTCAAGGATTTAACCACTTCGCTACGGCTGTTAGACTGCGCATTGGTAGCTTGGATCTTTTGATTAAAATCAGATGCAAATAACTGCTCTACT
The DNA window shown above is from Sphingobacterium thalpophilum and carries:
- the nosZ gene encoding Sec-dependent nitrous-oxide reductase is translated as MTLTKYILTSLMASAVLSTFHACKPKGAGAAVSGDAAEKVYVAPGKYDEFYNFVSGGFSGQLSVYGLPSGRLLRVIPVFSLDPEKGWGFSEETKPMLETSHGNVPWDDLHHVQLSKTDGNYDGRWVFVNANNTPRIARVDLTTFRTAEVLELPNSGGNHSSPYITENTEYVVAGTRFSVPLDGESGDVPINTFKKNFRGTLSFVSVNKDNGNMELAFQIETPGVNYDLSRAGKGTSHGWFFFSTYNTEQANTLLEVNASKNDKDFILAVNWKKAEEYLKAGKGKKVTGLKYAHNTYDEKSHTAKTSFNTETIVLKAEELEGLCYYIPCPKSPHGVDVDPTGEYIVGSGKLAAVIPVFSFAKMQKAIQEKQFEGKFGGIPIIKYESALYGEVQKPGLGPLHTEFDGRGNAITSFFVSSELVKWNIKDLKVLDRTPTFYSTGHLMIPGGDTKNPEGKYVIAYNKITKDRFLPTGPELAQSAQLFDISGDKMQLLLDFPTIGEPHYAQAIKAEKVKDKSVKIFKIEENTSPFVAKGDKDARVERKGNQVHVYLTSIRSHFTPDNIEGVQLGDEVYFHVTNIEQDWDMPHGFAVKGAKNGELLIMPGETQTLKWVPDRVGVFPFYCTDFCSALHQEMQGYIRISKKGNNVPLIYSLGTNQPQEKTN
- a CDS encoding nitrous oxide reductase accessory protein NosL, which gives rise to MRNYKLFALICSSILLVLCSLQACQGNNKPKPIKYGSEQCSHCKMTITDARFGTQLQTKKGRVFNFDDVQCMIAFVKGNSVKKEEIAVYYLPDYVSHKLVPAEGAYYLKSEALKSPMRGNVAVFEKRVELDKVKAEIGGTVMTWNDLWK
- a CDS encoding Crp/Fnr family transcriptional regulator; the encoded protein is MIPTAILLEKGASSLHADIGEILFHEDSMATFYYQLLSGRVRLSNFLSDGREVLHNVICANEGFGEVAILDNGVYTVTAITDSSCTLLKISSKKFIEIIYEYGNLHRLVSQKMARELHFKLFMIKLIYNRSPEEILSNLIQKLNESKRLVCQECNRLMLTRQQLANMTGLRVETIIRTMKQMDKEDKLNIIRGKVFVPPDGID
- a CDS encoding nuclear transport factor 2 family protein, coding for MKTLVKTFAAAALIAVSTFAMAAEGPGAKAAKANINLSTADFALEQYVAVTTEGESAGVEQLFASDFNQKIQATNAQSNSRSEVVKSLKKQKGEKLNCTVSTEILEESADYMVAKVTLTFENFTKTDLVTLVREDNDWKVSKSINSYK
- a CDS encoding cytochrome c; the encoded protein is MRKLIVCCLMGLFIYSCSSNNGEKKTVANSVNESGASANDASGYDPHRGEGKFDKVEIADHLDARMAAAGKLIVDLKCASCHKLTDEKLVGPGWKGVTQRRKPQWIMNFITNPDPMIDKDPELQAQLELCMVRMPNQNLTDEEARKVLEFMRQNDGVK